Proteins encoded together in one Thalassotalea crassostreae window:
- a CDS encoding enoyl-CoA hydratase/isomerase family protein codes for MSQENKAMINNNENKVLVDIDNRGVATVTLNNPDKHNAFDDQIIKELTLAFEQISANQDVRVMVLASKGKSFCAGADLGWMKRMAAYSYEENLVDANALATMLHTLNFLPVTTIAKVQGAAFGGAVGLVSCCDITIASNKASFCLSEVKLGLTPATISPYVVNAIGLKAARRYFQTAERFFADKANQIGLVDEVCGVDELDGEVEAMVNVLLSNGPVAVKAAKKLAQDVAYSDIDETLMADTSDRIASIRVSAEGQEGLTSFFEKRPAAWINK; via the coding sequence ATGAGCCAAGAAAATAAAGCCATGATCAATAATAACGAGAACAAAGTACTTGTTGATATTGATAACCGTGGCGTCGCTACTGTTACATTAAACAATCCAGATAAACACAATGCCTTTGATGACCAAATCATTAAAGAGCTTACCTTGGCCTTTGAGCAAATTTCTGCAAACCAAGATGTTCGAGTAATGGTTTTAGCATCAAAAGGAAAGAGCTTTTGTGCCGGTGCTGATTTAGGCTGGATGAAACGCATGGCAGCTTATTCTTATGAAGAAAATCTAGTTGACGCAAATGCATTGGCAACGATGCTGCATACACTCAATTTCCTGCCGGTCACAACCATAGCTAAAGTCCAAGGCGCAGCCTTTGGTGGCGCGGTTGGCTTAGTTAGTTGTTGTGATATTACCATCGCCAGCAACAAAGCGAGTTTTTGTTTATCAGAAGTAAAACTCGGCTTAACACCAGCGACCATAAGTCCTTATGTGGTCAATGCTATCGGCCTTAAAGCAGCTCGCCGTTATTTCCAAACGGCTGAGCGCTTCTTCGCTGATAAAGCAAACCAAATAGGTTTAGTGGATGAAGTTTGCGGCGTTGATGAACTTGACGGTGAAGTCGAAGCTATGGTCAACGTATTGCTAAGCAATGGCCCCGTTGCCGTCAAAGCTGCTAAAAAACTAGCACAAGATGTCGCTTATAGCGATATCGATGAAACCCTAATGGCCGATACTAGTGATCGTATTGCAAGCATTCGAGTATCAGCTGAAGGTCAAGAAGGTTTAACGTCATTTTTTGAGAAGCGCCCTGCCGCTTGGATAAATAAGTAA
- a CDS encoding carboxyl transferase domain-containing protein: MAKITSKINTRSQEFTDNAEHMQAQVDDLITTLETIKLGGGERFRERHLSRGKLLPRDRVYHLLDPGSPFLELSQLAAMDVYSADVPAAGIITGIGRVAGQECVIVANDATVKGGTYFPLTVKKHIRAQTIAQENNLPCIYLVDSGGANLPNQDEVFPDREHFGRIFFNQANMSAQNIPQIAVVMGSCTAGGAYVPAMADESIIVKEQGTIFLAGPPLVKAATGEVVSAEDLGGADVHCRTSGVSDHYAQNDHHALEIARSAIKNLNRIKPVQMNIEEVVEPAYDAKELYGVIPKDARQPYDVREVIARVVDGSELDEFKALYGTTLVCGFARIYGYPVGIVANNGILFGESAQKGAHFIELCAQRKIPLVFLQNITGFMVGQQYEAGGIAKHGAKMVNAVACAKVPKFTVLIGGSFGAGNYGMCGRAYDPRFLFMWPNARISVMGGEQAAGVLAQVKRDQKDKLGENWSEEQEQSFKQPIIDEYEKQGHPYFASARLWDDGVIDPADTRQVLGLAISASLNKDIEDTNFGVFRM, encoded by the coding sequence AGAGCGTCACTTATCACGCGGTAAGTTATTACCAAGAGATCGCGTATATCACTTGCTCGATCCTGGCTCTCCATTTTTGGAATTATCACAATTGGCAGCGATGGATGTATATTCAGCTGACGTGCCCGCTGCAGGTATTATCACCGGCATAGGTCGTGTTGCAGGACAAGAGTGTGTGATTGTTGCCAACGATGCCACGGTAAAAGGCGGTACCTATTTTCCACTAACGGTTAAGAAACATATACGCGCACAAACCATTGCCCAAGAAAACAACTTACCGTGTATCTACCTAGTGGATTCAGGTGGTGCGAATTTACCTAACCAAGACGAAGTATTCCCTGATCGTGAACATTTTGGTCGCATCTTCTTCAACCAAGCCAATATGTCTGCGCAAAACATTCCACAAATTGCTGTGGTTATGGGTTCGTGTACGGCCGGTGGTGCTTATGTACCAGCTATGGCTGATGAATCAATCATCGTTAAAGAACAAGGCACTATCTTTTTAGCCGGACCGCCTCTAGTTAAAGCGGCAACGGGTGAAGTTGTAAGCGCTGAAGATTTAGGTGGCGCCGATGTTCATTGTCGTACATCTGGTGTATCGGATCATTATGCACAAAACGATCATCATGCATTAGAAATCGCGCGTTCAGCTATTAAAAACTTGAACCGCATTAAGCCGGTACAAATGAACATTGAAGAAGTGGTTGAGCCGGCTTATGACGCCAAAGAATTGTATGGTGTTATACCTAAAGACGCGCGCCAACCTTATGATGTTCGAGAAGTCATTGCTCGTGTTGTAGACGGCAGTGAATTAGATGAATTTAAAGCTCTTTATGGTACAACGCTAGTTTGTGGCTTTGCTCGAATTTATGGTTACCCTGTTGGTATTGTTGCCAACAACGGTATTTTATTTGGTGAATCTGCACAAAAAGGCGCTCACTTTATCGAGCTATGCGCACAACGAAAAATACCATTAGTGTTTTTACAAAACATTACCGGCTTTATGGTTGGTCAACAATATGAAGCTGGCGGTATCGCTAAGCATGGTGCCAAAATGGTTAATGCTGTTGCCTGTGCAAAAGTACCAAAATTTACCGTGCTTATCGGTGGTAGTTTTGGTGCCGGTAACTATGGTATGTGTGGTCGAGCTTATGACCCAAGATTTTTATTTATGTGGCCAAACGCCCGTATTTCAGTAATGGGCGGCGAACAAGCAGCCGGCGTTTTAGCGCAAGTTAAACGCGATCAAAAAGATAAACTTGGTGAAAACTGGAGCGAAGAGCAAGAACAAAGCTTTAAACAACCTATTATCGATGAGTACGAAAAACAAGGTCACCCTTATTTTGCTTCAGCACGTTTATGGGACGATGGTGTTATTGACCCAGCGGATACTCGTCAAGTGTTAGGTTTAGCAATCTCTGCATCATTAAATAAAGACATCGAAGATACTAACTTCGGTGTATTTAGAATGTAG